The nucleotide sequence ATTAATTGCTTATTTTTGATAAATACCGATGGTTTAGACTGTTTTTTGTGCAGCATTATGTTTTTATGTTGCTTAGGTGGGCACTTCGTTTGACTGACAGAAAATATGCGTTTTCTTATGATCGTGTTAAAATCTGATTATAGAGATAACTTAACCTATTATTTTTTGGTTATAGTGTTTAGGTAATAGAGTCGAATGCCCAAAATATCCCGCAGTGTGTTAGTGCGTTTCAGTGCGATGCAGATGTATGAAATAGTGAATGATGTAGAATCTTACAAAGAGTTTTTACCGGGCTGTGTGGGAGGGAAAGTGTTGGAGTTTGATGGGAAAACCATGCTTGCATCTGTTGATGTATCTAAGGCTGGAATTAGTAAAACTTTTACCACCAGAAATCATATTGTTCCAGGTAAGAGTATTCAACTCGCGCTTGAAAATGGCCCTTTTAAACATTTAGTGGGTGAGTGGCGCTTTACGGAGTTAACTGAAGATGCCTGTAAAATTGAGTTTGAATTGAATTTTGAGTTTTCCAGCACTTTAGTCGATATGGCTTTTGGCAAAATATTTAACGATCTTATGAGCTCTATGGTGACGGCGTTCACCGGAAGAGCAAAAGTTATCTATAGATAATATGAGCGGAGAGTTATGTCTTTCGAGCTCCAAAGGTCTTTAAGAGAATTAAAATGAACATAGAGCAAGAGAATTTTGCCGTTGAGGTTATTTATGCTTTACCGACTCAGCAAAAACGTATTCAAGTCAAAGTTGCACCGGGTACGAGCTGTATCGAAGCCGTAAAACAGAGTGAGATTATCAACTTTTTTCCAGATATTGATCTAGACAGTGTAAAACTTGGGATCTTTAGTCGGTTGGTTAAGCATGATGAGATTTTAGTTCCTGGACAAAGGGTCGAAATATACCGTCCATTAATTGCGGATCCTAAAGATGTGCGCCGTAAACGAGCGGAAAAAGCCAAGGATGAGGGGCGAATTAATAAGATCACAGGTGCAAAGATATAAGCTATTATCTTCTCGTCAATAGAAATAAAAAAGGGGCTAACGCATTTGCGTTAGCCCCTTTTTTATTCAAATATCAATTAAGTTGTTATTCAAATTTTTTACTTGCCTGAGCTTCTGGATCATTTTCTTCAACTAAAGGTTTAGCATCAGGACGCTGCTCTGGAATTAAGGGAATGGCTTGATCCACCTCACCAACATGTGTTGCATCGGGTAGACGGCTTTGATCGAGAGGTGTATTAAACTCCTCTGATAAATCATAGTCCCCAACGACTTTTGTTAGTTGCTCATCTTTAAAATGGATAATCAGCTCTTTATGCGTAATGCTGGCATCGCGACCACTTTTGTAATGGTACACATAGTACCAAGTGTCATCGGCAAAGCTGTCACGTAGGACGGGGCGACCAAGAATATATTCAACCTGCTCTTTGGTCATTTCAACCCGTAGCTTCTCTACCTGTTGAGTTTCCATATAGTTACCCTGAGGAATATCGGGTTTATATATTAACCAGTCAAATACGCTACAAGCACTGAGTGAAATCGAGAGCGCAGCAGCGCCCAAAAGGGTAAGACTTTGCTTTTTAATTGTCATTGAGTACGCTACTTCCTAAAAATCTGCTGGTTATCATACCCAAGCTCTCCCTATGCTGACAAGGGTTATCCTTGCTCTGGTTAACGAAAAGTAATTTGAATTGAATTAATCGGATCTCATGGGATGCCTATATTACTTTAGTTTCAAGAAATCCTATTAAGTCATAGGTATGACAACATGAGACTTTCTTTGTTCCTTAAGCTCTTTTTTATAGGCTCTTGTCGCTACTCATGCCGTAGGGTTTCAGTCAAAATGATTGTTTTTAGTTCCAACGTGCATGTATGTTGCGTAACACGTTGGAATCGATATGGAGTGTGCACCGTAATATTTTGACTGTTTAAAGCATTTTTCTTGTACGAGACGAGTAACTAACATGCTATCTTGCTTTCAATAACTGCTTGCAAAGTATCATAAAAGTTATAAGAATATGATTCAGAATTGGCTATAGAGCTAAACAAATCAGTTGAGGTTTAGAGGTTGCTATGGAGTTAGGCGTTAAGGGCAGGAAAGGGAGCTTGGTCTGTGTCGGAACCGGGCTGAATTTGGCTGGTCAGATCACTGTTCTGAGTAAAAGTTATATCCAAAATGCAGATGTGGTGTTTTCATTAGTGCCTGATGGCTTTGCACAACGCTGGCTAGAAGGCCTTAATGATGATGTACGAAGTCTTCAACCTTTCTATGCACAGGGAGATGAAGTAAAGAGTCGCCGGGATACTTATGACCAGATGGTACAGGCTATTTTAGAGCAAGTTCGTGTAGGCAAGAAAGTGGTATGCGCTTTATACGGACACCCTGGTATTTTTGCCTGCGTATCACACTTTGCTATCGAGCAAGCTAGAGATGAAGGTTATAGCGCCAAGATGGAACCCGGTATATCTGCCGAAGCTTGTCTTTGGGCTGATTTAGGCATTGATCCAGGTAGTTCAGGTCATCAAAGTTTCGAAGCTAGTCAGTTTATGTTTTATAAACATATTCCAGATCCTACCACCTATTTGCTACTTTGGCAGATAGGGATAGCTGGCGAACATACCTTGGCCGAGTTCCATACCTCATCAGATTGTTTGCAAGTATTAGTTGAACAACTCAATGAGTGGTACCCGTTAGATCATGAAATCACAATTTATGAAGCGCCTAATTTGCCAATACAACAACCCAGAATAGATAAGTTAGCCCTAAAAGAGCTGCCTTTCGCTCGTCTGACAGCAATTAGCACTCTATTGATTTCACCTGCTAGCAAGCTTGAGGTGAATCATGCCATATTGGCCAAGCTTGGGATCACAGAAGCGGATTTAGGCTAGGCATGTATGCATTAAAGCTGTGATAAGTTAAGTTAGACGAATAAAGAAATCGCAATCACTAAAATGAAAAGGAAGTAATTGATGTCAAAATTAAATGATCTTTTAGAGAAGTTAAGCTCCGACGCTGATTTGAAGGCTAAGTATCTTGAAAATCCAGAGCAAGTGATGGAGCAAGCAGGTTTGAATGATGCTGAGAAGAAAGCGATGCTAGCTGGTGACGAGAAGGCTTTAAGTGATCTGACTGGTGATAAATCAGCATACCGTAAACATGTAAGAAATCCGGATTAACGTCTAAATGTAGTTTGTATTCTCATATGCTGTGTTTGAGCTTTTTGTTTTCAGTTTCATATGAGAACAATTTATATTGATAGAGTTAAAAATGTCCAATGTCGTGTTTGAAAAAAAGATTCTTACAATTCCTACCAGTTGCAAAGTTGGCGGGAAGTGTGGGAGGGTGGGAGCACAATATTGGACATTCTATGAAAATTGTAATTTGAAGCTCCTTATCCAAAAATTTCATGTGTGCAAAATCAAAGAATGTAACTTAATTTATGCCTATCTATATGTTGTATTACTAATATTTCCTGCTAATGTTTTTGCAGAGAATATTGTGCAAGAAGATAGCGATAATACCCAAGTTAATGTTGAAATACTGAACGAGTCCTTGACTACACTTGAACTTACTCGTACTCAATCTCCTGATGCTGTCTCAAAACAGTTGCTATCATTATCTCCATTATTTTCTGAAATGAATAGAGAGCAACAATATCGCTTTATTTTACTTCAAGCTCACTCATATACCTTATCTGGAGACTTTAATGAAGCTGTCAACCTCTTAACACCTCAATTGTTGAAACCTTTTGATTCTGATCTTATAAAGTATAAAACTAGAACGATGTACTTATTGGCAAATACTTATTCACACTTTAACTATTATGTTGAATCACTAAGAACGCTCCATCAATTGTTACCTCTTCTGGCTGATGTCGACGATATCGAGAGTGAGGTTTATGGCTATACCTTAGCAGTTGAGTTGTTCGGCCAAATGGACTTAAATGATGAAGCGCTTAAGTATGCGAAAAACCTTTATTCAAAGTTTGACACTATAAAGCTTCCAAGGCATCAATGTTTCACCTCTTATAGTTATGCTGAAAGTATTGATGGGGTTTATGGAAAGGATGAAGGTAAGTTATTGGAAATAAAGTCTCTTTATAGTAGTGCTTTAAATTTCTGCAAGAGTGCTAATGAAGAAATGATTATGGCGGCTTCATTGTTAGGTCAAGCTAAAATGTTATTTTTTCTGGGCCATTTTAAAGAAGCTAGACATGAGGTACTACAAGCGATTGAGTTATCAGAATCAATCCCCTATTTATTGGATGTGGCAGATGCACTGATCCTTCTATCTGAAATTGATAGAGTTGAAAATCGTGATGATCTAGCATTGGCCCATACAGAAAAAGCTTTAGAGATTGCTCTAATTGTGAATGATGAAGGCGTATTGGCGAAAGTTTATAAGTCATTATCGGAAATAAATGAAAGTTTAGGCCGAACAAGTAAGGCATTAGAGTACCTTAAGCTTTTTCAAAAGAACCATACAAAGATTTTAGGTGAAACCCAAAACAAGATCATCGCTTTTGAAACAACCAAACTTGATTACCTTGAAAAAGAGCGCCAAATTCGATACCTCAATAAAGATCGCGAGCTTTATACCGCGAAGGCTGAGTTAACTGAATCACAACGTAATAATGAACGTATGATGTTTCTGTTGATCTGTGGCAGTTTAGTGATATTAACTATGTTTGCGATTAGCATGACGTTGCAAAAGCGTAAGTACAAGCGATTGGCTCAATTTGATGTGTTAACCGGGATATATAATCGCGGAACGGGTCAAGACAGAGCAGAAAACAGATTCGTTAAAGATTCTATATCAGATACCGATTTTAGTGTGATCCTATTTGATCTGGATCATTTTAAAAATATTAATGACAATTATGGTCATGCTATGGGTGACTGGGTATTAAAGAAAGTGTGTGAGGTTGTCAGTAAAGAGTGCCGTAGTGGTGATATATTTACTCGCTTTGGGGGAGAGGAGTTTGCACTGTTTATGTCTAATACTGGCAAGGATACGGCCAAGGAAGTGGCTGAAAAGTGTAGGCTTCAAGTTCTAGCGATAGAGACCCGATACTCGGGTCATGAGTTTACGGTCAGCGCCAGTTTTGGTGTCACAACCAGTAACGCTGAGGACTTAAGCCTAGATCCTATTTTACAACGTGCTGACATCGCTATGTATCAATCTAAAAAGCAGGGAAGAGATCGAGTGACTGTTTATACTCAAGAGATGAATGATAACCGTGATAAAAACCCCTCTGAGCTAGGGCTTTCTTGATATTAAATTCACTTTTTTTGAATTTTTTAAATTTATTTTAGAAAAAAACCAAACTAATAATTCATGTTGATCGATAAACGTAAGTCGGTATATCGACTGGTGTTACTTTCGTGTTTTTACATCTTACGTAAAGGTAAAGTTTAAACGCTCGTTTTGATTGTGTTGGTGTGCTGTAGTCGTTAACTATATGAACTAGTTGTCATTATAAGCTTTACGATTAGGTTAGCTAAAAACGGAAACTAATATTGACTACCTGTTAACCGCTTCTTACTATCGTAATTAATCTATTACAGTATGAAATTTAATTACGTAATGTTTTTCGTTGTTTAATTATGGTCAAGTTGTCTGACAAATTGTATATAAACATCAAACTTTAATATAACTCTTCTCACTATATTTATTTCTCTTTTTTTTCAGTGTATTGTGACTCACTATTATTGGTAATACCAATTTCCCTCATGATGTTTATTGGGAGTAATTTTGATTTTGTAGGCTTTTTGATGCTTGCAAATAGACACATTTGTTAGTAGCTTTTGTTCAACATACAGTTTTATTGAGCTAATTTATTTACTGGCTTAGGTATACAAGTTTCAATTTGCTGAATTTCAGCAGTTGTTCCCGTGCGGTATTCCTACGTGCTGTACGGGCTTTTCTTTCCTTTCAACTGTGCTTCATTGCTACGACAATGTTTGCTTGTGTTGGCGACCTTAGCGGGTCGCTTTTTTTTACCTATACTTAGAAACTCAAATAAGCTGTTTTATTTTCCAGAGAATGATTTGAAATCAATGACTCAAAGTACAACTCATCCCAAATCGAACGGAATCGATTACTGGATTAAACGGATTAGTGATCAAGAAATGCCTGCACTATGCTCGACGGTGAAAACCTTGGAGAAGCTGGCGAAAGATGATGTCTCTTCGTTAGGGATACTCGGAAAGAGTGTGATGCACGATAATGCGCTGACTTCTCGAATACTCAGAGTCGCGAATAGTGCCACTTATAGTAAGGGGCATCATCAGATCACCACTGTCAGTCGGGCAACAGTGATGCTTGGCTTCGACAATATTCGCAGTATCTGTATTACCGCTAAACTGTTAAGCAGCTTATTAGAATCTGAGGGGTTAACCCCTTGTGTATACCAACGTTTATTGAAGTTGATGGCAAGGGCCTTTCAGGCTGCGATGCTAGCAAAAATGATGCTTAGGGATCATGAAGAGGAGTTACAGGAGGAGGTATTTATCGCCTCGCTCCTTTATCATTTAGGTGAAAGTGCTTTCTGGAGTACAGGTAGTGAGCAAGCAATAAAACTGGATGTTGCGATGTCTAAGTGCAGTGACGCTAAAGAAGAGAAAGTCATTGTTCGTGAGATCTTAGGCACCTCCTTTAACATGCTGTCTCAAGGGATCGCCAAAGCATGGGGATTGGGAGAGGTGCTACAAAAAGCCTTGAACAGTCCGGAAACAAGAACACCAGAGATCCGCAGTATTTTTCTGGCAAATCAGATCTGTGAAATTTTAACTCAGGAAAATCCATCGGCCAGCGAACTTCAGCATAGGTTACAGCAAGCTGCGACCACGTTAGAGATTGAGGTTGATGAGTTAAAGGGACGTATGATCCGTTGCAGTATGGCCACGAAAAAGCTTGCCGAAGCTTATGGTGCCAAAGTGCTGCTTAAATACCTACCTAACCCTAAAATGCTAACTAAGAACCTAGAGGCTGAAAAAGATAAGCCAACAGAACGTATGCCAAATATGACTGAACAGTTGAAAAGCTTACGTGCATTGACAGATTGTGCCGTGACTAAAGCCGATTTTAACCAAGTGATCACGATTACTTTAGAGGGCATACTATCGGGCGTAGGGGTCGATCGCTGTGGTGTGCTTCTGCTTTCGCCTAATCGTAAAAGATTACAGCCACGTGTTGTATTAGGGGAGGGGTCTGAGCAGATGAAAAATGAATTTATCATTGCGCTAGAGGGAAACAGTTGCTTATTTGGTGAAAGTATTGAGCTGAAACAAACTATGTTTATCGATGACCCAAGTTCTGCAAAATGGCAAGGTTATATGAATGATGATCTTAAGAGTAAAGTCTCAGCCACAGGTTTTATGATCTCCCCTTTAATTGTAGAGCAAAAGGTGATTGGTATGATCTATGCTGACAGGGCCAGTTCGGCGCGGCGTTTAGGCCAATCGGAATATGATAACTTCATCCACTTCTCACAACTTGCTAGTCTGTGCCTTACAGCCGCTTTAGGTCATTGATGACTTGAGTATTTAGGTTGAATTATGTGAGCTAAATTGTCTCATTTACTTTCTGATTTGATGGTTGCCGTTATCTCTTTAGCTATCTTATTCGGAATGGGGAAACTGAGATGGTATTGCGCTATCTTCCAGCCTTTATCTGTTAGAACCAAGGTGCCAGTTCCTCGGCTGATGCCGTAGGATCCACTGTCCAACAGTTCATCAAAGACAATTAACTTATCCAGTCTATCCACTTTAGTTAGCTTTCTATTTGTGAGGGTATAACTCCAGCCTTGTGTTGGGCGAGCGTATTGCTGGAATTCATCCATGGTCCAATGCTCAGTGGCATCAGTGCCGATAAAGATGGCATCGCTAAGGTAGAGAGAAAAATAGCTATCCCAGTCAGCATCACTTGCAGCTTGATGTAAGTTATCTAATACCAGTGCAGCCTCAGCTAATACCATATTTTCATCAAGTGTTTGGGTTGTGGCGGTGTTTTTCAAGGTAGTAGGACTCACAGGAGCTGTGTCAGCTAAAGCGATGTTACTTATTGCAATTGTTAGCAGAAAAGCTGCAGGGAACAGTAGTAATCGAATTATTTTGTTAGCAATACGTTTCATTAATGACCGCATTTATTATTATTGAGTGTGTTTATGACGTTAATGCCAGTTTATTGGATCTAGCTTAAAGAAATGGCTGAGTTCTGTATAGAGTTCTCTGTGCGCGTGGTAGAAATCTTGAGGGCGCTCGAAGAAAACCTCAGTGATAACAGCAAAGAATTCTGCAGGATTTGTCGCACCATAATAGCTGAAAATTGATGGTGTATTCTCTTGGGCTTGAGATTGGAGCTGTGTAAACTCTCGGGTTAATACTTCAGACCAGCTTGAGTAATCGTTTAGGGAGCTTAAAATCGGCGCGCCATTGGCTTTGCCGTCTTCTTGATCCAGTTGATGAGCAAACTCATGGATGACGACATTACTGCCATCTTGTGGATCCGCCGCATCATCTTGGGTTGTTTGCCATGATAGAACGACCTTGCCATTTTCCCAGGATTCGCCCGAGAGTAATCTCTTTTTATCCCCCACCACTCCCCCACTATGTAGTTCATGGTTCTTCACGATAAAAATCGATGGATAGACTAAAATCTGTTTTAGCTTAGGATAAAAGTCGGTATTACGATTTAGCAGTAGTAGACAGGCCTGCGCGGCGATGGTGACACGCATTTCATCATCAATAATTATCCCATCACAGCCGATAAATTCCTTTTCATCAATAAAAATTTGTATCAAGTCTTTGAGTTGTAGTTGAAGGTCTGCCGGTAAAGATCGGAAATAGGGCATTCGTTGCTTGAGAATGCCTCGCCAACTAGATGGGAAAGGATGCTTAACAACTTTTTTTCTATGCTTGGCGACTCTCCATGAGCGAGACGCTATCCAAGCAATAGATGAAAGCGCGAGTATAGTAACGATTATGATTGCGAACATATAACCTTCATATATTTTAACTGACTAATATAAATGAGATAAGGCCTGTTCAGATATAATTCAAGTTTAAAGTGTGTTATTTACTATGTTAACTGTAGACTCGATGCAGTTTTTTCCGGAAGCTTTAGCTTGATAAAGTGCCAGATCAGCTTGATGGATTAACGCTTCTGGCGTTAGCCTAATATTAGATCTTTTTGTATTGACTCCTACGCTTATGGTGATGATTTGTTGGTGTTGTGAGTCAGCATGAGGGATAGCAAGCTTTACGACCGCTTTGCGCATGAGTTCGGCAACATGATGGGCAATGCTATGATCACTCGAGGTCAGGAAGACAATAAACTCCTCCCCACCATATCGGGCAAATATCTGTCCTTGCATCTCCGGCATTCCCTTGATTATAGCGGTTATTTGTCTCAAACATTGATCACCTATAATATGACCATACCTATCATTAAACTGTTTAAAGTTATCGACATCGAACAATATGATTGAGATAAATTGGTTTGAATGGGCTGGAGAAGTTAAAGCTTGTGTCAGTTTATGGTCAAAATAACGTCGGTTGTATGTTCCGGTTAATCCATCCATTTCAGATATCGATTTAACCTGTGCAGCATAACTCCTTAATGTTTCTAATGAGGTCATCATTTGTTGTAACTCTAAATTATCGGCCTGTGGCAATGGTGTATTTTGTTTCTCATTGGCAATGGCTTGCATTGCCTGACTGGTTGCTATTACAGGTTGCATAATGCCTTTTGAAATAAAGTGCCAATTCGTTAGCCAGATAAGAAATGTATAGAGAACTCCTGCAGAAAAGATGAGGACAACAAATGCATTACTGTCTGTTTTCAATTGTTGCCCTTCAATATCAATTTGTTGTTTTATTCGTTGTACCAGTACTGATGAGAAAAGTGCTATTTGTGCAGCGGCATTGGCTTGTATCTCTAAGTGCGCGTTAGCTATTCGACTGCTATTCAATGCATCTCTGCTCGAAATAAACAAGTTGGATGGGCCGATTAAGTTAGGCTGTATTTGTGACAGCCAGTCCTGTTTTATCTCTTGGGCGATAACAGATGAACTTGGATGATGCTTTAGTGCCTGAAAATGTCGCATCGCCTCTCGCTGTAACTGATTATTGATATGATTATCTGCACTTTCATCGACCTCTGCAGCGAGTCTAAAAACTTGCATTCCCTTATGTAAGAAGTCAGATAATTGCCTATGTTGATTTAAGGATTGTTGCAGGTGTGTATATTTTTGCTGGTTAAGTTCAGTGTTGGCTTCTTGATCGAGTTTAGCTAGTTCATTGGATATGGCTCGGGAGAATCCCTTCTCTATTAAATTCATGTTGAGATGAAGGCGGCTTGCCTGTATCTCTGCTTCTTGGGCACTCTCGGTAAGTTGGGTTAAAAGTGGGATCTTATCAACCGCTAACTGTATTTTTTCTAGGTGGTCATTGAGTAATTGAATTTGCTCATTATTGCTGTCTAAACTGATCAGTGATATCAGACTTTTTTCAAGCTCGAACCATTGATGTGACAATTCATTGAGCAGTTCTATACGCTGCTTTTCAGTGTTGAAACTTGTCAGTTTAACAGTGATAAGTTGCAATTCTTGACTGTCCTTTGATAGTTCTAATACGTACATTATTCTACTGACATTCTTGTTTATCATATGGTCCAGTTTTCGCTGCAACCCTTGAGATAAAACAATCGAAGTTAACCCGATCGTTAGTGTTAGTAAGATTGTGATGTACAGCAATAACTTTAATTTTTCTTTCATGCTGCTTAAGGGCTTTTGTAGCCTCATCTTTTTACCACGGGTACTTCACCATAACGGTTTTGAATCTGCTCAATCTTGCTGACTAACTTAGCTGTTTCAGCACGGAGATCGTTATTATTTGATAATTTGAAACAGCTTTTTCTCAACTCTGGATAGATATTTCCCATGGCTGTGCTAGTAAAATGTCCCAAACTGAGGACTTCAGTTGACCAGTTCATATTTGCTTTATGACTGGCGTTAAACGCGCCTCCTATGTGGCGTAACTTTTCGGTTTGAAACTCTGCTGATGTAGCGACATCGGCCCGGCATGGGTTACCTCCCCCCAAGGCATAAGCATATTGAGCTTCAAATGATCCCATGTATTTTAACAGCCAGTAAGCAGCCTGTGGATTGAGGCTATCATAGGCTACAGCGAAGGCGTAAGCACCATTGTAAGGCTTACCACCAGGGACTTGAGCTACAGCTAATCTTGCTCCAGGAACATTTGATTCAACTTTAAAGGAGGCACTCCATAGGTTGTTATAGGCAAAAGGCCACATGGCGACATCACCATTAGCAAGCGCATTTGAGGCTTCTTTAAAAGCAAACTCTTCATTGGCTGGATAGGCATAGTGCATAAGATCTTGATAAATATTGGCGGTGCGAATAAGTACTGTGTTATCTGGTGGGAGTTTGAAAAGCGTTAACTGTTGATTTTGATTGTACTCGGGTTTCATCCAGTAGCCATTTAAGCTCCATAGGATAGAGGAAAATTCATCATTTATGTGGGGACGATTTCCGGACATTAACGCTATGCCGTAAAAGGGTTTTGCTAATATATTATCGCCTAGCGTTTCACCCTTAGTGCGTGTAAAAAAAGCGCTGACATCTTTTAATTCCTGCATGTTGGTTGGAGGAGCAAGAGGGTAACCATATTTTACTTTAAAGTTATATTTTTCTTTGGGATGGCGAAACAAATCGGCTCGGTAATGATTACCCATCACATAGTTGTTGTAAGGGATAGCGTAAATCTCTCCATGATAGGAAAGAATATTGAGTAAAGAGGGGTAATAGGGTTCAAGGTAACTGTTTATTCCTCTTTCACCGCTTGGGTCGTAGAGATTGGCCAGTTCAGATAGAGGCACGGTTAACCCTTTAGATGCCCACTCTTTTGCCCATCCTGCTTCCATAGTGAGTAGATCATATCGGCCTGAACCTTCAATTAAAGATTCAGTTTGAAGTGAATACATCTTATCGAGAGAGGTGGTGATGACATTTACCTTTATTCCGGTTTGTGCCGTAAATTGAGGTAACATTTTTTCCTTTAAATGCACAGTCCAAAAACCTGTCTCTGCGACTAAATTCAATGTTTGTTTATTTTCAATTTCGGGGATTTGGTCGAGTGAAAATTGGGCATAACTCATCGAAAAATGAAAAACAAAGAAAAAGGTAATAAATTTGTTAAATCCCTTACTCACGTGATATTACTCCGTTTTACCACTCCATGTGAGTACATTAATACTATTATGTTGCGAGCTTGTATAGGTAATATTTCGATTCTGTAGTTTAGTCATACTAAGTAGGGAGAAGCTAAGGGGTAATCAACAATAATTGTGCTTAGTTTCTTTTGACGTTCATCATTATTGAGCGAAAAATGGTGCTCGAATAAAAAGCATATTGATTATCATGGTCTTGATTGATGAGTTGTTCATTGTGTGCTTGTGGCATGATTCGAGTCTGGAGGATATTGATATTAAACTATATTTTATTATGACTAACTAAACTAAAAAGCAGTT is from Shewanella sp. MTB7 and encodes:
- a CDS encoding ABC transporter substrate-binding protein, translating into MSYAQFSLDQIPEIENKQTLNLVAETGFWTVHLKEKMLPQFTAQTGIKVNVITTSLDKMYSLQTESLIEGSGRYDLLTMEAGWAKEWASKGLTVPLSELANLYDPSGERGINSYLEPYYPSLLNILSYHGEIYAIPYNNYVMGNHYRADLFRHPKEKYNFKVKYGYPLAPPTNMQELKDVSAFFTRTKGETLGDNILAKPFYGIALMSGNRPHINDEFSSILWSLNGYWMKPEYNQNQQLTLFKLPPDNTVLIRTANIYQDLMHYAYPANEEFAFKEASNALANGDVAMWPFAYNNLWSASFKVESNVPGARLAVAQVPGGKPYNGAYAFAVAYDSLNPQAAYWLLKYMGSFEAQYAYALGGGNPCRADVATSAEFQTEKLRHIGGAFNASHKANMNWSTEVLSLGHFTSTAMGNIYPELRKSCFKLSNNNDLRAETAKLVSKIEQIQNRYGEVPVVKR